One part of the Salinivirga cyanobacteriivorans genome encodes these proteins:
- the trxA gene encoding thioredoxin has product MAIEVTESNFDEKVIQSDVPVVVDLWAEWCGPCKLLTPIMEEMTTDYEGKALIAKVDVDSNPGIAAKFGVRNIPTVLFFKNGEVVDKQVGAVPKDKLTEKLDTLI; this is encoded by the coding sequence ATGGCTATTGAAGTAACTGAATCGAATTTCGACGAAAAGGTAATACAATCAGACGTGCCTGTAGTAGTAGATTTATGGGCAGAATGGTGTGGCCCCTGCAAACTGCTTACTCCTATTATGGAAGAGATGACCACCGACTATGAAGGAAAAGCACTTATTGCGAAGGTTGATGTTGACAGCAACCCTGGAATCGCTGCCAAATTTGGTGTGCGGAATATTCCAACAGTACTTTTCTTCAAAAATGGAGAAGTTGTAGATAAGCAGGTCGGAGCTGTTCCGAAAGACAAATTGACAGAAAAGCTGGATACATTGATCTAA
- a CDS encoding DUF58 domain-containing protein: MTDKITVEKIQEVRHLNSLDFFARQIVEGFITGLHRSPFHGFSVEFAEHRAYNNGESVRFIDWKLYARTGKLFVKRFEEETNLRCQIVIDTSSSMFFPTEKNVNKLQFSAYASAALIHMLNRQRDAAGLSLFDEQLQFHTRARMSKNHIQTLYARLDELLKLKYEPKQRKQTRISDVLHQIAEAAHKRSLIVIFSDMFENEDAANLFNALEHLRYNKHEVIVFHVHDRQYEDALVLEDRPHRLIDMENGEEMKLKPQEVRKLYGEQMRAFYEQIRKKCLQYKVDFVTADINEPFDKVLTSFLARRSRMF; encoded by the coding sequence ATGACCGATAAAATTACCGTAGAGAAAATACAGGAAGTTCGACACCTCAACAGCCTTGATTTTTTTGCACGCCAAATAGTAGAAGGCTTTATTACTGGTCTGCACCGAAGTCCATTTCATGGTTTTTCAGTAGAGTTTGCCGAACACAGAGCCTACAATAACGGCGAATCTGTGCGTTTTATAGATTGGAAACTTTATGCACGAACAGGGAAGCTTTTCGTAAAGCGATTCGAAGAGGAAACCAATTTGCGCTGTCAGATTGTTATTGATACTTCGTCGTCAATGTTTTTTCCGACCGAAAAAAATGTGAATAAACTACAGTTTAGTGCATATGCATCTGCAGCGCTTATTCATATGCTCAACAGGCAGCGCGATGCCGCCGGACTCTCACTTTTTGATGAGCAACTGCAGTTTCATACACGAGCCAGAATGAGCAAGAATCATATTCAAACTTTATATGCCAGGCTGGATGAGCTTCTTAAGCTTAAATATGAACCAAAGCAAAGAAAACAAACCCGTATTTCAGATGTATTACACCAAATTGCTGAAGCAGCACATAAAAGATCTTTGATTGTGATATTTTCAGATATGTTTGAAAACGAAGATGCTGCAAACCTTTTTAATGCACTTGAGCACCTGCGATACAATAAACATGAGGTTATTGTGTTTCATGTACATGACAGGCAATATGAGGATGCTTTAGTATTAGAAGACAGGCCTCACAGGCTTATTGATATGGAAAACGGTGAAGAAATGAAGCTTAAGCCCCAGGAGGTAAGAAAACTTTATGGTGAGCAAATGCGGGCTTTTTATGAGCAGATAAGAAAGAAATGTTTACAGTATAAAGTTGATTTTGTTACAGCTGATATTAATGAACCTTTTGATAAGGTACTAACATCATTTTTAGCCAGAAGAAGTCGTATGTTTTAA
- a CDS encoding patatin-like phospholipase family protein has protein sequence MKQLLVLILIIFFTPLLLSGQSPVNDSTHRPKIGLVLSGGGAKGMAHVGFLKVMEQVGIEPDYITGTSMGSIVGGLYSIGYSADEIGDLLRNQNWNEVLSNDIKLSDISINEKDSYGQYFAEFPIQGIEIKLPKGLIFGQRVMELLNHYTLPAYNIHNFDSLPIPFKCVAADITNAEPVVMDTGNLAMAMRASMAIPTVFTPVLWGDRLLVDGGLSRNFPVEEVKSMGADIVLGVYTGGVLKDKESLNSMIDILTQSAFFMGIFDAEEQKKMVDIYIEPDLNGYTAADFVQVDSIIHRGEQATLKVYQQLDSLQQSQKQYKQIPERKSLSLPDSIVIQKIITRGIAPKYSAFVKARLGVEPNKPFHINQLEDGINRIYGSRYFYRVYYGFEDADDGGQVLVIYAEGKPTGFLGASVHYDSEKRAALLLNATFRDLVIPSSRLSLTANLSENPGFQVDFFKYFGRKRRYTIGTQFNTDAFDVPVYTMGDLSRLYKYNYTSYELYTRYALTNDSRISGGGMFERTSVKPKVHNTNDFKRWLVKNKQLYASFELNTTNARYFPTRGLDLSLRYEYNFDLNYDITLEDTISNFESEMFNKTFGSLKFHLDYYQPVWDQFTFHAYSHAGLTFGENFTLVKQYMAGGIFTAYSYLIPFTGFNELEYTALQILSGGSGLQYELFTDVFIEPRVNILLSADYIEDFINTSLEERFILGYGLKLGYSSIIGPVVVSVSSNTYNNKVRSFFNLGYRFRF, from the coding sequence GTGAAGCAGCTACTTGTCCTTATTCTTATAATTTTTTTTACTCCTTTATTACTATCGGGGCAAAGCCCGGTCAATGATTCCACCCATAGGCCCAAAATAGGGTTAGTGCTAAGTGGTGGTGGTGCAAAGGGTATGGCTCACGTAGGCTTTCTTAAAGTAATGGAGCAAGTCGGTATTGAACCCGATTATATTACCGGAACTTCAATGGGTAGCATTGTGGGTGGTCTTTATTCTATTGGTTATTCCGCCGACGAAATTGGCGATTTACTCAGAAACCAGAACTGGAATGAGGTACTTTCAAATGACATTAAACTCTCTGATATAAGTATAAACGAAAAAGATAGTTACGGGCAGTATTTCGCAGAATTTCCAATTCAGGGTATTGAAATAAAACTGCCTAAAGGGCTCATATTTGGACAGCGTGTAATGGAATTGCTAAACCATTATACCCTGCCCGCCTACAATATTCATAATTTTGATTCATTACCAATCCCGTTTAAATGCGTTGCCGCCGATATTACCAACGCCGAACCCGTGGTGATGGATACCGGAAACCTTGCAATGGCAATGCGTGCAAGTATGGCCATACCCACCGTTTTTACACCTGTATTGTGGGGAGACAGGTTACTTGTCGATGGAGGGTTAAGCCGTAATTTTCCGGTAGAAGAGGTGAAAAGTATGGGAGCTGATATCGTTTTAGGGGTTTATACAGGCGGTGTACTTAAGGACAAAGAGTCATTGAATTCCATGATTGATATCCTGACTCAATCTGCATTTTTTATGGGTATATTCGATGCAGAAGAGCAAAAGAAAATGGTCGATATTTATATTGAACCCGATCTTAATGGATATACTGCAGCAGACTTCGTTCAGGTCGATTCTATTATTCACAGGGGTGAACAGGCAACGCTAAAGGTATATCAACAATTAGACTCTCTCCAGCAATCGCAAAAACAATATAAACAGATACCGGAACGAAAAAGCTTGTCTTTGCCTGATAGTATTGTGATTCAGAAAATTATTACACGTGGTATAGCTCCCAAATATTCTGCATTTGTAAAGGCACGTTTAGGTGTTGAACCTAACAAGCCCTTTCATATCAATCAACTTGAAGATGGTATAAATCGAATTTATGGTAGTCGATATTTTTACAGGGTTTATTATGGTTTTGAGGATGCTGATGATGGCGGGCAGGTGTTAGTGATATATGCAGAAGGTAAGCCGACTGGTTTTTTGGGTGCAAGTGTGCACTACGACTCAGAAAAACGAGCTGCTTTATTGCTTAATGCAACATTTCGCGATTTAGTGATACCATCGAGCCGGTTGAGCTTAACTGCCAACTTATCTGAAAACCCTGGCTTTCAGGTAGATTTTTTTAAATATTTTGGCCGAAAACGACGATATACCATTGGTACGCAGTTTAATACAGATGCCTTTGATGTGCCGGTTTACACGATGGGTGATTTAAGCAGATTGTATAAATACAACTATACTTCTTACGAGCTTTATACACGATATGCACTTACCAATGATTCACGAATTAGCGGGGGAGGCATGTTCGAGCGTACTTCTGTAAAGCCTAAGGTGCACAACACCAATGATTTTAAACGTTGGCTTGTCAAGAACAAACAGCTGTACGCTTCTTTTGAGCTAAATACCACAAATGCACGATATTTCCCCACACGGGGACTGGATTTATCTTTAAGGTATGAGTATAACTTTGATTTGAATTATGACATTACGCTGGAAGATACCATATCTAATTTTGAGAGTGAAATGTTCAATAAAACATTTGGAAGTCTTAAGTTTCATCTGGATTATTATCAACCTGTGTGGGATCAGTTCACTTTTCATGCTTATTCTCATGCAGGCCTCACGTTTGGTGAGAATTTCACCCTGGTAAAACAGTATATGGCCGGGGGTATTTTTACAGCCTATTCTTATCTGATTCCGTTTACAGGATTTAATGAATTGGAATATACAGCATTGCAAATTTTGTCAGGTGGTAGTGGTTTGCAATATGAGTTGTTTACAGATGTTTTTATAGAACCCCGGGTAAATATCTTACTATCGGCAGATTATATTGAGGATTTTATTAATACATCGCTTGAGGAAAGGTTTATTCTTGGTTATGGACTTAAGTTGGGATACTCATCAATTATTGGCCCTGTTGTGGTGAGTGTTTCTTCAAACACTTACAACAACAAAGTCCGTTCTTTTTTTAATTTGGGTTACCGTTTCCGGTTTTAG
- a CDS encoding uracil-DNA glycosylase, giving the protein MSIFLNNLHTPVAPEWTDFLNAENKKLLKSIADKTTQNDFTPPASRVLHFLTVPLSNVKTIILGQDPYPRAGVATGRAFEVGTLKDWNHPFRNVSLKNIIRLIYKTYYGEIFPYKKIVDWNTDNKFIAGPQELFRNWEQQGVLLLNTAFTCETGLSNSHSKQWQEFSQNLLGFINYQYPDLVWILWGGHAKKITENLDIKNKTLSHHPMMCSAKRKNDFLFGEVNTLDETKHLIDWRGI; this is encoded by the coding sequence ATGTCAATATTTTTAAATAATTTACATACGCCTGTTGCTCCTGAATGGACAGATTTCCTGAATGCAGAAAACAAAAAACTTCTTAAAAGCATAGCAGATAAAACTACCCAAAATGATTTCACTCCTCCGGCTTCGCGGGTTTTACATTTTTTAACGGTTCCGTTGAGCAATGTAAAAACCATTATCCTTGGACAGGACCCCTACCCCCGGGCAGGTGTTGCTACGGGAAGAGCTTTTGAAGTTGGCACACTTAAAGACTGGAATCATCCTTTCCGTAATGTTTCTTTAAAAAATATCATTCGGCTTATCTACAAAACCTATTATGGAGAAATTTTTCCATATAAAAAGATTGTGGATTGGAATACCGATAATAAATTCATAGCCGGCCCACAAGAACTTTTTAGAAACTGGGAGCAACAAGGTGTTTTATTGCTCAATACTGCATTTACCTGCGAAACCGGGTTGTCTAACAGTCATAGTAAACAATGGCAGGAATTTTCACAAAACTTACTCGGATTTATTAATTACCAATACCCGGATCTCGTTTGGATTCTTTGGGGCGGACATGCAAAAAAAATAACAGAGAACCTGGATATTAAAAACAAAACACTGTCTCACCACCCTATGATGTGCTCTGCTAAACGGAAAAACGATTTTTTATTTGGAGAAGTAAACACGCTGGACGAAACAAAACACCTAATCGATTGGCGAGGTATCTAA
- a CDS encoding M48 family metallopeptidase → MKAKYYYLEDKEIGKIKIVPKNGLKNFNIRLKPFDIVTISSPASASQKQIARVIERKKKWILEKQAYNKSIEQKRTVFEHQTTIETFFNQFTIQQNDTDRLRLMGKKPEYVIAVPQKIDIKNPAFQQGIKNIIDFVLEDEASKYLPKRTQELAKQFKFRYNNLSFRNNKTRWGSCSTKGNISLNIQLMRLPTRMIDYVIIHELCHTIHPNHGSGFKKLLYSIMPEAPHIEKEMKNYRTQIY, encoded by the coding sequence ATGAAAGCGAAATACTATTATCTGGAAGATAAAGAGATAGGTAAAATTAAAATAGTCCCTAAAAACGGACTGAAAAACTTCAATATACGCCTTAAACCCTTCGATATTGTGACCATTTCTTCGCCTGCTTCGGCTTCGCAAAAACAAATTGCCCGCGTTATCGAACGCAAGAAAAAATGGATTCTGGAAAAACAAGCTTACAACAAGTCGATTGAGCAAAAAAGAACAGTATTTGAACATCAAACAACTATTGAGACCTTCTTCAACCAATTTACCATTCAACAAAACGACACCGACCGGCTTCGCCTAATGGGTAAGAAGCCTGAATATGTGATTGCTGTACCTCAAAAAATCGATATCAAAAATCCGGCTTTCCAACAGGGGATAAAAAATATTATTGATTTTGTGCTCGAAGATGAAGCCTCTAAATACCTTCCAAAAAGAACCCAGGAACTGGCCAAACAGTTTAAATTCCGCTACAACAATCTTAGTTTCAGAAACAATAAAACCCGCTGGGGCAGTTGCTCTACCAAAGGGAACATCAGCCTGAATATTCAATTAATGCGGCTGCCGACCAGAATGATCGATTATGTAATAATTCATGAGCTTTGCCATACCATACATCCAAATCATGGCAGTGGTTTTAAAAAACTACTGTATTCAATTATGCCTGAAGCTCCGCATATTGAAAAAGAAATGAAAAATTATCGTACACAGATTTACTAA